A window of Dickeya zeae NCPPB 2538 contains these coding sequences:
- a CDS encoding DEAD/DEAH box helicase, with product MSFTLRPYQQEAVDATLAYFRQHTAPAVIVLPTGAGKSLVIAELARLARGRVLVLAHVKELVEQNHAKYCALGLPADIFAAGLNQRDSTGKVVFGSVQSVARHPDQFDDAFSLLIIDECHRISDDENSQYQQIIQHLQQANPRLRLLGLTATPYRLGRGWIYQYHYHGMIRGDESCLFRDCIYELPLRYMIRHGFLVPPERLDMPVVQYDFSQLVARSHGLFSEVDLNREVKRQQRVTPQIVRQIIEYTADRRGVMIFAATVEHAREIEGLLPPGEAALISGETPTPQRDALISAFKQQQLRYLVNVSVLTTGFDAPHVDAIAILRPTESVSLYQQIIGRGLRLFPGKTDCLILDYAGNPFDLYTPEVGNSKPHSDSQPVQVFCPQCGFANLFWGKCTDDGSVIEHYGRRCQGWQEDEHGKRQQCDYRFRFKSCPHCGAENDIAARRCQTCDALLVDPDDMLKAALKLKDALVLRCSGMQLQHGTDAKGEWLRITYHDEDGADVSERFRLHTSAQRNAFNHVFLRVHQRAPGVPFQWQHADDVVAQQALLRAPDFVVARLQGKYWQVREKIFDYQGRYRRANELRG from the coding sequence ATGTCATTTACACTGCGCCCGTACCAGCAAGAAGCGGTTGACGCTACCCTTGCCTATTTTCGCCAGCACACCGCTCCGGCGGTGATCGTCTTACCCACCGGCGCAGGCAAAAGCCTGGTGATTGCCGAATTGGCGCGGCTGGCGCGTGGGCGGGTATTGGTACTGGCGCATGTCAAAGAACTGGTTGAGCAGAATCACGCGAAATATTGCGCGTTGGGTTTACCGGCGGACATTTTCGCCGCCGGGCTCAACCAGCGTGACAGCACGGGCAAAGTGGTGTTCGGCAGTGTGCAGTCGGTCGCTCGCCATCCTGACCAATTCGACGATGCGTTTTCGCTGCTGATTATCGATGAGTGTCACCGCATTAGCGACGATGAAAACAGCCAGTATCAGCAAATTATTCAGCACTTGCAGCAGGCCAATCCCCGGCTGCGGCTACTGGGGTTAACGGCAACGCCTTACCGCCTGGGTCGGGGGTGGATCTATCAATACCATTACCATGGCATGATCCGTGGTGACGAAAGCTGTTTGTTCCGCGACTGTATCTACGAATTGCCGCTGCGTTACATGATACGCCATGGTTTTCTGGTGCCACCGGAGCGGCTCGATATGCCAGTGGTGCAGTACGATTTCAGCCAGTTAGTCGCCCGCAGTCATGGTTTATTCAGCGAGGTGGACTTAAACCGGGAAGTAAAACGTCAGCAGCGGGTCACGCCACAGATAGTCCGCCAAATTATCGAGTACACCGCCGATCGGCGCGGCGTGATGATATTCGCCGCCACGGTGGAGCATGCCCGGGAAATCGAAGGATTGTTACCGCCCGGCGAAGCAGCGCTTATCAGCGGGGAAACCCCTACCCCACAGCGAGACGCGCTCATCAGCGCCTTCAAACAGCAGCAGTTGCGCTATCTGGTGAACGTGTCGGTATTGACGACCGGTTTTGATGCACCGCATGTCGACGCTATCGCCATTTTACGCCCGACGGAATCCGTCAGCCTTTATCAGCAAATCATCGGGCGTGGCTTGCGTCTGTTTCCTGGGAAAACCGACTGCCTGATACTCGATTATGCTGGTAATCCCTTTGACCTCTACACGCCGGAAGTCGGCAACAGCAAACCACACAGTGACAGCCAACCCGTGCAGGTATTCTGCCCGCAATGCGGTTTCGCCAACCTGTTCTGGGGGAAATGCACCGATGACGGTAGCGTAATAGAACATTACGGCCGCCGCTGTCAGGGCTGGCAGGAGGACGAACACGGCAAACGCCAACAGTGCGACTACCGTTTTCGCTTCAAGAGCTGCCCGCATTGCGGCGCGGAAAATGATATCGCCGCCCGACGCTGCCAGACCTGCGATGCGCTATTGGTCGACCCGGATGACATGCTGAAAGCCGCGTTGAAGCTTAAAGATGCACTGGTGCTACGCTGTAGCGGGATGCAACTGCAACACGGTACCGATGCTAAAGGCGAATGGCTGCGTATCACCTATCACGACGAAGACGGGGCCGATGTCAGCGAGCGCTTTCGCCTGCATACATCAGCCCAGCGTAACGCGTTTAACCATGTGTTTCTGCGAGTGCATCAGCGTGCGCCCGGCGTCCCGTTCCAGTGGCAACACGCCGACGACGTGGTGGCCCAGCAGGCGTTGCTGCGGGCACCGGACTTCGTGGTGGCACGTCTGCAGGGAAAATACTGGCAGGTGCGGGAAAAAATCTTCGATTATCAGGGCCGCTATCGCCGGGCAAACGAACTGCGCGGCTAG
- the rplY gene encoding 50S ribosomal protein L25 yields the protein MITINAEVRKEQGKGASRRLRTTGKFPAIVYGGSEAPVSIELDHDIVKNLEDRNSEGLYGEIVLVIDGKETKAKIQAVQRHPFKPKLTHIDFVRV from the coding sequence ATGATTACTATCAACGCAGAAGTACGTAAAGAGCAGGGTAAGGGTGCGAGCCGCCGCCTGCGCACTACCGGTAAATTCCCAGCTATCGTTTACGGTGGCAGCGAAGCGCCGGTTTCCATCGAACTGGACCACGATATCGTTAAAAACCTGGAAGATCGTAACAGCGAAGGCCTGTACGGTGAAATCGTCCTGGTTATCGATGGCAAAGAAACTAAAGCAAAAATCCAGGCTGTTCAGCGTCATCCGTTCAAGCCGAAACTGACTCACATCGATTTCGTTCGCGTGTAA
- a CDS encoding OFA family MFS transporter has product MNGKPVNRGVIVAGTILSQMGLGTIYTWSLYNQPLVDKFHWPLSSVATTFSLTSFFLAFATLFAGRIQERIGIRKLTLIAGLVLGVALMATSMVSSLPMLWLLVGLVVGFADGTAYITTLSNLIKWFPNRKGVIAGVSVGAYGTGSLVFKYVNSALLMHVGVSQTFFWWGAMALVMITGGAMLLKDAPVQPVQTAAQGGNVNFTVSEMLRRKEAWLLFVVFFTSCMSGLYLIGIVKDIGVKMAGLDVVTAASAVSAIAICNTAGRLILGYLSDKVGRLRVLNFTLLVTALAVTVMAFLPLNAMTFFLCTGAVAFCFGGNITVYPAIVADFFGLKHHSKNYGLIYQGFGLGPLAGSFIAAALGGFHSTFIAIALLSVVSLVITLFIQPPKAPRERDIPLVAQGSHA; this is encoded by the coding sequence ATGAACGGAAAACCAGTAAATCGCGGCGTTATTGTTGCCGGAACCATCCTGTCTCAAATGGGGTTGGGAACCATCTACACCTGGAGTCTTTACAACCAACCACTGGTTGATAAATTTCACTGGCCGCTCAGTTCGGTTGCCACAACGTTTTCCCTTACCAGCTTTTTCCTGGCTTTCGCGACCTTGTTCGCTGGCCGCATTCAGGAGCGTATCGGTATCCGCAAGCTGACATTGATCGCCGGTTTGGTGTTGGGTGTAGCGTTGATGGCGACATCCATGGTGTCGTCACTGCCGATGCTGTGGTTGCTGGTCGGGCTCGTGGTCGGGTTTGCCGACGGTACGGCATACATCACCACGTTATCCAATCTGATCAAGTGGTTCCCGAATCGCAAAGGTGTGATTGCCGGGGTGTCCGTCGGCGCATATGGCACCGGGAGTCTGGTGTTTAAATACGTCAATAGCGCGTTGCTGATGCATGTTGGTGTGTCCCAGACGTTTTTCTGGTGGGGAGCCATGGCGTTAGTGATGATCACCGGCGGCGCGATGCTGCTGAAAGACGCACCGGTACAGCCGGTCCAGACGGCAGCTCAGGGTGGCAACGTTAACTTCACGGTCAGTGAAATGCTGCGTCGCAAAGAAGCCTGGTTGCTGTTTGTGGTGTTTTTCACCTCCTGTATGAGTGGGTTGTACCTGATCGGTATCGTGAAGGATATCGGCGTCAAAATGGCTGGGTTGGATGTGGTCACGGCTGCCAGCGCCGTATCAGCGATTGCCATTTGCAACACAGCCGGTCGCCTGATTCTGGGGTATCTGTCTGATAAAGTCGGTCGCTTGCGGGTGCTGAACTTCACGCTGCTGGTCACTGCACTGGCGGTCACAGTGATGGCGTTCCTGCCGCTCAATGCGATGACGTTCTTCCTGTGCACCGGGGCGGTAGCCTTCTGCTTCGGCGGAAATATCACGGTCTACCCGGCGATTGTGGCTGATTTCTTTGGCCTCAAACACCACAGTAAAAACTATGGGCTGATTTATCAGGGGTTTGGTTTAGGCCCATTAGCCGGTTCCTTTATCGCTGCCGCACTGGGCGGGTTCCACAGCACCTTTATCGCTATTGCGCTGCTGTCGGTGGTCTCGCTGGTGATTACCCTGTTTATCCAGCCGCCGAAAGCGCCGCGTGAGCGTGATATCCCGCTGGTTGCCCAAGGTAGCCACGCCTGA
- a CDS encoding LytTR family DNA-binding domain-containing protein, with protein sequence QQLPAHPSSDSTRPAPMTINLVKDKRIIVTNIHDIYYAESHEKLTFVYTRRDEFVMSMNITEFCSRLPEAYFFRCHRSYCVNLSKIREIEPWFNNTYILKLSDLDFQVPVSRSKVREFRQLMRL encoded by the coding sequence AACAGCAATTACCGGCTCATCCCAGCAGCGACAGCACCCGTCCGGCACCGATGACCATCAATCTGGTCAAAGATAAGCGGATTATCGTCACCAACATCCACGATATCTATTACGCCGAATCCCACGAAAAACTGACCTTTGTGTACACCCGGCGTGATGAGTTCGTCATGTCGATGAACATTACCGAGTTTTGCAGCCGCTTGCCGGAGGCCTACTTCTTTCGCTGCCACCGTTCGTATTGCGTAAATTTGAGCAAGATCCGCGAGATAGAGCCCTGGTTCAACAATACCTATATCCTCAAACTGAGCGATCTGGATTTTCAGGTGCCGGTGAGTCGCAGTAAAGTGCGGGAATTCCGTCAACTGATGCGTCTGTAG
- a CDS encoding response regulator: MKAIIVEDEFLAQQELSWLIKQHSQIDVDAVFDDGLDVLKYLQDNRVDVIFLDINIPSLDGVMLAKNISQFAHKPLIVFITAYKNHAVEAFELEAFDYILKPYHETRIVGMLQK, encoded by the coding sequence GTGAAGGCGATCATTGTCGAAGATGAATTTCTGGCACAGCAGGAGTTGAGCTGGCTTATCAAACAACACAGCCAGATCGACGTGGATGCGGTGTTTGATGATGGCCTCGATGTGCTGAAATACCTGCAGGATAACCGGGTGGACGTCATCTTCCTTGATATCAACATCCCTTCGCTGGATGGGGTGATGCTGGCGAAAAACATCAGCCAGTTTGCGCATAAACCGCTGATTGTCTTCATTACCGCTTATAAGAATCATGCGGTAGAGGCGTTTGAGCTGGAAGCGTTCGATTATATTCTCAAGCCCTATCATGAAACCCGCATAGTCGGCATGCTGCAAAAG
- a CDS encoding sensor histidine kinase, translating to MRSIFDMVLAVYDRAALMLICLFFLTRTRHFRQLLQQDEHSRFDLAVVTAIFSLFALFSTWSGINVEGSLVNVRVVAVMSGGILFGPWVGITTGVIAGVHRYLIDMHGITSVPCLITSIVAGFMSAWIHHRIPRDRHWSVGIVGGMLCESLTMLLVVLWARPFSLGLDIVAHIAIPMILGAVSIGLIVLLVRSVEGEKEAVAARQAKLALDIANKTLPLFRHINSQSLSTICDIIRRDIDADAVAITNTSQVLAYVGVGEENYHSGDRDLSPTTQLALKSGKIIIKNNDEAYRTPEIHSMIVIPLWEKGEVTGALKIYYQRAHRITWSLKEMAVGLSQIISTQLEVSRAEQLRDMANRAELRALQSKINPHFLFNALNAISTSIRLNPDTARQLIINLSRYLRYNLERNDEELIDIKSELYQIKDYIAIEQARFGDKLTVIYEIDEDVSCLIPGLLIQPLVENAIVHGIRSCKGKGVVTLSIREQGDRIRVAVRDTGIGISDEVIARVERNELPGNKIGLLNVHHRIRLLYGEGLHISRLSPGTEIEFFITRDNTERVDNAVAFPSELGR from the coding sequence GTGCGTTCTATCTTTGACATGGTGCTGGCGGTGTATGACCGTGCGGCGCTGATGCTTATTTGCCTGTTTTTCCTGACCCGAACACGACATTTTCGTCAGTTACTTCAGCAGGATGAGCATTCACGCTTTGACCTGGCGGTGGTCACAGCCATCTTTTCGCTATTTGCGTTATTCAGTACCTGGTCCGGCATCAACGTGGAAGGGTCACTGGTCAATGTGCGGGTGGTCGCAGTGATGTCTGGCGGTATCCTGTTTGGGCCGTGGGTGGGCATTACCACAGGGGTGATCGCCGGGGTGCATCGCTACCTGATCGATATGCACGGTATTACCTCGGTCCCTTGCCTTATCACCAGCATTGTCGCCGGGTTTATGTCTGCCTGGATTCACCACCGCATCCCGCGTGATCGCCACTGGAGTGTGGGGATTGTCGGCGGCATGTTGTGTGAGTCGCTGACTATGTTATTGGTTGTACTGTGGGCCCGGCCATTTTCACTGGGGCTGGACATTGTCGCGCATATCGCAATTCCGATGATTTTGGGGGCAGTCAGTATCGGGTTGATCGTGCTGTTGGTGCGTAGCGTGGAAGGGGAAAAAGAGGCGGTTGCCGCGCGGCAGGCCAAGCTGGCGCTGGATATCGCCAATAAAACGCTACCGCTGTTTCGCCATATCAATAGCCAGTCGCTCAGTACGATCTGCGATATTATCCGTCGCGATATCGATGCCGATGCGGTGGCGATCACTAATACCTCGCAGGTGCTGGCCTACGTGGGGGTCGGGGAAGAGAACTACCACAGCGGTGATCGTGACCTGAGCCCGACGACGCAACTGGCGCTCAAGAGCGGAAAGATTATCATCAAAAACAATGATGAGGCCTACCGCACTCCGGAAATCCATTCGATGATCGTCATCCCGCTGTGGGAAAAAGGCGAAGTGACCGGCGCGCTAAAAATCTATTACCAGCGGGCGCACCGTATCACCTGGTCGCTCAAAGAGATGGCTGTCGGGTTGTCGCAAATCATCTCCACCCAGCTTGAGGTGTCACGCGCTGAGCAACTGCGTGATATGGCAAACCGTGCGGAGCTGCGGGCGCTGCAAAGCAAGATCAATCCACATTTCTTGTTTAACGCGCTGAATGCCATTTCCACCTCTATCCGGCTTAACCCGGATACCGCGCGCCAGCTTATTATCAATTTGTCGCGTTATCTGCGCTACAACCTGGAGCGCAATGACGAGGAGCTGATTGATATAAAAAGCGAGCTTTATCAGATAAAAGATTACATCGCTATTGAGCAGGCGCGCTTTGGCGATAAGCTGACGGTGATTTACGAGATTGATGAGGACGTCAGTTGCCTGATTCCCGGTCTGCTGATTCAACCGTTGGTTGAAAATGCGATTGTGCACGGTATCCGTTCTTGCAAAGGCAAAGGGGTGGTGACGTTGAGTATCCGGGAGCAGGGCGATCGTATCCGGGTGGCGGTGCGTGATACCGGTATTGGCATCAGCGATGAGGTGATTGCCCGCGTGGAGCGCAATGAATTACCGGGTAATAAGATTGGTCTGCTCAATGTACATCATCGGATCAGACTGCTGTATGGGGAGGGGCTGCACATTAGTCGCCTCAGCCCTGGGACGGAAATCGAATTTTTTATTACCCGTGACAACACTGAGCGAGTGGATAACGCGGTGGCGTTTCCCTCAGAGCTGGGCCGGTGA
- the yejK gene encoding nucleoid-associated protein YejK — MSLDIDQIALHQLVKRDEQSLEMVLRDSLLTVNGAVSDMMAELHRVYSAKSKAYGLFNEESELAAALRSCRKGDDDFLAFSRAATGRLRDELVKYPFAEGGVVLFCQYRYLAVEYLLIAVLNSCNSMRVNEQLDISSTHYLDIHHADIVARIDLTEWETSPESTRYLTFLKGRVGRKVSDFFMDFLAAAEGLDTKAQNKGLLKAVDDYCADAQLDKNERQQYRQQVYSYCNEQLQAGEEIELEALSNELPPLGEKTFQAFTAEQGYELEESFPADRSTLRQLTKFAGSGGGLSINFDALLLGERIFWDPATDTLTIKGTPPNLRDQLQRRFGGGNR, encoded by the coding sequence ATGAGTCTGGATATCGACCAGATTGCCCTGCACCAGCTGGTCAAACGTGACGAGCAGTCGCTGGAAATGGTGTTGCGCGATTCGTTGTTGACTGTGAACGGCGCGGTCAGCGATATGATGGCGGAACTGCATCGCGTCTACAGCGCTAAAAGCAAGGCGTACGGCCTGTTTAACGAAGAGAGCGAACTGGCGGCGGCATTGCGTTCCTGCCGTAAAGGCGATGATGACTTTCTGGCTTTCTCGCGTGCGGCGACGGGCCGGTTACGTGACGAACTGGTGAAATACCCCTTCGCGGAAGGCGGCGTAGTGCTGTTTTGTCAGTACCGTTATCTGGCAGTCGAGTACCTGCTGATTGCGGTGCTGAACAGCTGTAATAGCATGAGGGTCAACGAACAGTTGGATATCAGCAGCACCCATTATCTGGATATCCACCATGCGGATATCGTGGCGCGCATCGATCTGACCGAATGGGAAACCAGCCCGGAATCCACCCGTTATCTGACGTTTCTTAAAGGTCGCGTTGGCCGTAAGGTGTCTGATTTCTTTATGGATTTCCTGGCGGCGGCTGAAGGGCTGGATACCAAGGCGCAAAATAAAGGGCTGCTGAAGGCGGTAGATGATTACTGCGCGGATGCACAACTGGATAAAAACGAGCGTCAGCAATACCGTCAGCAGGTGTACAGCTACTGCAATGAACAGTTGCAGGCTGGGGAGGAAATCGAACTGGAGGCGCTGTCAAACGAACTGCCGCCACTGGGCGAGAAAACCTTCCAGGCGTTTACCGCCGAGCAAGGGTATGAGCTGGAAGAGAGCTTCCCGGCGGATCGCAGCACGTTGCGCCAGTTGACCAAATTCGCCGGTAGTGGCGGTGGGCTTAGTATTAATTTCGATGCGCTGCTGTTAGGCGAACGTATTTTCTGGGATCCGGCTACCGATACGTTGACCATCAAAGGTACACCACCTAATCTGCGCGACCAGTTGCAGCGTCGGTTCGGCGGCGGCAATCGCTGA
- a CDS encoding YejL family protein — MPQSSRYSDEQIEQLLTDLVNVLEKHHTPTDLALMVLGNMVTNLLNTSIANPKQREALAGSFADALQASIKTNDIH; from the coding sequence ATGCCGCAATCATCCCGTTATAGTGACGAACAAATCGAACAATTGCTGACTGATCTGGTCAATGTATTGGAAAAGCACCACACTCCGACCGATCTTGCACTGATGGTGCTCGGCAACATGGTCACCAATCTGCTCAATACCAGCATCGCGAATCCGAAACAGCGTGAAGCGTTGGCGGGTTCTTTTGCCGACGCGTTGCAAGCGTCTATAAAAACTAACGACATCCATTGA
- the yejM gene encoding LPS biosynthesis-modulating metalloenzyme YejM, which translates to MVTNRPRYREKVSQMISWGHWFALFNILLALGLGSRYLFVADWPSSLPGRLYSLVSWLGHFSFIGFSTYLLIIFPLTFIVMSQRLLRFLSAALATAGQTLLIVDASVFSRFHLHLNMTVWDLVTNPDQSEMVRDWQLLFISVPVIFMVEMLFGTWCWQKLRSLNRRHFARPMAAVFIVAFCLSHLMYIWADANFYRPITMQRANLPLSYPMTARRFLEKHGLLNAQEYERRLALQGNPDAVSVEYPLSDISFRDAGSGYNLLLVVMDSVPDQNTPHSMPNLARFAEENVRFSNYFSAGTQQDGGLFNLFYGISTTYMDGILGSSKPSALIDALSQQGYQFGLFSASGFSSPLYRQALLSDFSLPPAQSQSDDAITTQWVKWLDNNTGTRSPWFSFIEFNHTTTGSNGLPLAAGEQQRRYRQDTASIDEQIDRIITTLREKNLLDKTVVVITAEQSSAERLKDDDPSPMNREHRQVPLVVHWPETPAQTISKMTDPKDVMTTLMQRLLHVKTAAEDYSQGEDLFSAERRANWLLNGDSNSLTIITPQQVIQLGRNGSYRAYDANGRLLPDEKPQLGLLLQVLTTERRFIAN; encoded by the coding sequence ATGGTAACCAACCGTCCGCGCTACCGTGAAAAAGTCTCCCAGATGATAAGCTGGGGGCACTGGTTCGCCCTGTTCAACATTCTACTCGCACTGGGGCTGGGTAGCCGTTATCTGTTCGTTGCCGACTGGCCATCGTCACTGCCTGGACGGCTGTATTCGCTGGTAAGCTGGCTGGGGCATTTCAGCTTTATCGGTTTCTCCACCTATCTGCTGATCATTTTCCCGCTGACATTTATTGTGATGTCGCAGCGATTGCTGCGCTTCCTGTCGGCGGCGCTCGCCACCGCCGGTCAGACACTGCTGATCGTTGATGCCTCGGTATTCAGTCGTTTTCATCTCCACCTGAACATGACGGTCTGGGACTTGGTGACCAACCCGGACCAAAGCGAAATGGTGCGCGACTGGCAGCTACTGTTCATCAGTGTGCCGGTCATTTTCATGGTGGAGATGCTATTCGGCACCTGGTGCTGGCAAAAGCTACGCAGCCTTAACCGGCGTCATTTCGCCAGACCGATGGCGGCCGTCTTCATTGTGGCGTTCTGCCTGTCTCACCTGATGTACATCTGGGCGGATGCCAATTTCTACCGCCCGATCACCATGCAGCGCGCCAACCTGCCCCTCTCCTACCCGATGACGGCCCGCCGTTTTCTGGAGAAACATGGCCTGCTCAATGCGCAAGAATATGAGCGCCGTCTAGCATTGCAGGGCAACCCGGACGCGGTCTCGGTAGAATACCCGCTCAGCGACATCAGTTTCCGCGACGCAGGTAGCGGCTATAACCTGTTGTTGGTGGTGATGGATAGCGTGCCGGATCAGAACACACCACATTCCATGCCCAACCTGGCGCGCTTCGCTGAAGAGAACGTACGCTTCAGCAACTATTTCAGCGCCGGTACTCAGCAAGATGGCGGTCTGTTTAATCTGTTTTATGGCATCTCCACCACCTACATGGACGGCATACTCGGCAGCAGCAAACCGTCTGCGCTGATCGATGCCCTGAGTCAGCAGGGTTACCAGTTTGGTCTGTTCTCCGCCAGCGGATTTAGCAGTCCATTGTACCGTCAGGCCCTGCTATCCGACTTCTCGCTACCACCGGCACAATCGCAAAGCGATGATGCTATTACCACGCAGTGGGTCAAGTGGCTGGACAACAATACCGGTACCCGCTCGCCCTGGTTCTCGTTCATCGAGTTTAACCACACGACCACAGGCAGCAATGGCCTCCCGCTTGCCGCTGGCGAACAGCAGCGCCGTTACCGTCAGGATACCGCCAGTATTGATGAGCAAATCGACCGCATCATCACCACGCTGCGGGAGAAAAACCTGCTCGACAAAACGGTGGTGGTGATTACCGCCGAGCAAAGCAGTGCCGAACGCCTCAAAGACGACGACCCGTCGCCAATGAACCGTGAACACCGACAGGTGCCACTGGTCGTTCACTGGCCGGAAACCCCGGCACAGACCATCAGCAAAATGACTGACCCGAAAGACGTGATGACCACGCTGATGCAACGCCTGCTGCATGTGAAAACCGCAGCGGAAGATTACTCGCAGGGAGAGGACTTGTTCAGCGCTGAACGGCGGGCCAACTGGTTACTCAACGGCGACAGTAATTCGCTGACCATCATCACACCGCAGCAGGTCATTCAGTTAGGTCGCAACGGTAGTTACCGGGCTTACGACGCCAATGGTCGCTTATTACCGGATGAAAAACCGCAGTTAGGGTTGCTCTTGCAGGTGCTGACGACTGAACGGCGATTTATTGCTAACTAA
- a CDS encoding ABC transporter ATP-binding protein/permease produces MDAMPVHLNDHSSAQLVAPVTATERVHTFLVEQESIEENLAREYRQIAEIEQAIKEAHAGDFVAADEMDKLFQKLGQTEQ; encoded by the coding sequence ATGGATGCTATGCCAGTTCACCTGAATGACCATTCTTCTGCCCAACTAGTCGCGCCAGTAACGGCGACCGAACGGGTACACACCTTTCTGGTAGAACAGGAGTCTATTGAAGAGAATCTCGCGCGGGAATACCGGCAAATTGCTGAAATTGAACAGGCAATCAAAGAAGCTCATGCAGGCGATTTTGTTGCGGCGGATGAAATGGATAAACTGTTTCAAAAGTTAGGACAAACAGAGCAATAA
- a CDS encoding type II CAAX prenyl endopeptidase Rce1 family protein — MSHHIDRLEQSLWCFGLPVLWYSISIFTGILLYRGIAINPAYSLVFFTLLAFIIIVPFWFWYTKRYGLLSLGPFSYRLMRKLTVVLLLILMLTGLIMSREERWMQQVTDFSKQGWLSVVLALVLLSPIVEEIVFRGFLLQGLLTSNRCRVEWLLFLQKRVYYLKRC; from the coding sequence ATGTCGCATCATATAGATCGTCTGGAACAATCTCTTTGGTGTTTCGGGTTACCTGTCCTTTGGTACAGTATTTCAATTTTTACGGGGATTTTGCTGTATCGTGGCATAGCGATTAATCCAGCTTATTCGTTAGTCTTTTTTACATTACTGGCCTTTATTATCATTGTGCCATTCTGGTTTTGGTACACAAAACGGTATGGATTGCTTTCTCTTGGGCCTTTTTCCTATCGTCTGATGCGTAAACTCACCGTTGTGCTGTTGCTTATTTTGATGCTGACAGGTTTGATAATGTCGAGAGAAGAGCGCTGGATGCAGCAGGTGACTGATTTTTCAAAACAAGGGTGGCTGAGTGTTGTGTTGGCACTGGTTCTGCTCAGTCCTATCGTTGAAGAGATAGTATTCCGGGGTTTTTTGCTGCAGGGGCTTCTTACATCCAATAGGTGCCGGGTGGAATGGCTGCTTTTTCTACAAAAGAGAGTTTACTATCTGAAAAGATGTTAG
- a CDS encoding GNAT family N-acetyltransferase yields the protein MQNIRVERLSSVTETLVSDLTNLLSELSETAPDLEADVLKGIINSELVQIFVAYDDAIPAPAGMLTLVCVTLLSGKKCIIEDVIVGTRFRRRGIASELLHSAIVYSRTYGARYIDLTSRSERVAANELYKKTGFIKRQTNVYRRILLEKLDL from the coding sequence ATGCAAAACATCAGGGTTGAACGTCTTTCATCAGTAACTGAGACTCTGGTTTCCGATTTGACAAATTTACTGTCTGAGCTGTCAGAAACAGCACCAGATCTGGAAGCCGATGTTCTTAAAGGAATTATTAACTCTGAGCTGGTACAAATATTTGTGGCTTATGACGATGCAATACCAGCACCAGCGGGTATGTTGACATTAGTTTGCGTAACACTGCTGTCGGGTAAGAAGTGTATTATTGAAGACGTGATTGTCGGTACCCGGTTCAGACGAAGAGGGATCGCCTCTGAATTACTTCATTCTGCTATTGTTTACTCACGTACCTACGGAGCACGTTATATTGATCTGACGTCTCGTTCAGAACGTGTAGCAGCAAATGAGCTTTATAAAAAGACAGGCTTCATCAAACGGCAGACTAATGTGTACAGACGAATATTGCTGGAAAAGCTGGATCTTTGA
- the arsC gene encoding glutaredoxin-dependent arsenate reductase — protein sequence MTEITIYHNPACGTSRNTLALIRNSGVEPTVIHYLETPPSKAELEELIRAMGITPRMLLRQNVEPYIALGLADDSFSDEQLIAFMLAHPILINRPIVVTPLGTRLCRPSEVVLDILPDAQQGEFVKEDGERVIDASGKRVKR from the coding sequence ATGACAGAGATTACTATTTACCACAACCCGGCATGCGGTACATCGCGCAATACACTGGCGCTGATTCGCAATAGCGGTGTTGAACCTACCGTTATTCACTACCTTGAAACACCGCCCTCTAAAGCGGAGCTTGAGGAGCTGATTCGTGCGATGGGTATCACCCCACGCATGTTGCTGCGTCAAAACGTTGAACCTTACATCGCGTTAGGTCTGGCCGACGATAGCTTCAGCGATGAACAGTTGATCGCCTTTATGCTGGCTCACCCCATATTGATCAACCGCCCGATTGTGGTCACGCCGCTCGGCACCCGGCTATGCCGTCCGTCAGAAGTGGTGCTGGATATTTTGCCTGACGCACAACAAGGCGAATTCGTTAAAGAAGATGGCGAGCGAGTGATTGATGCGTCGGGAAAGCGTGTTAAGCGTTAG